ATCGGCCGCCTGCTCGCCCGCCTGCTGGTCGAGAAGGCCGGCGGCCTGCGGCTGCGCGCCATCGTGGTCCGCAACGGCGGCGGCGACGACCTGGTCAAGCGCGCCTCGCTGCTGCGCCGCGACTCCATCCACGGCCAGTTCCAGGGCACCATCACCGTGGACGAGGCGACCAACACCATCGTCGCCAACGGCAACGCGATCCAGGTCATCTACTCCGACGACCCCGGCGAGGTGGACTACACCGCGTACGGGATCGACAACGCCATCCTGATCGACAACACCGGCCGCTGGCGCGACCGCGAGGGGCTCTCCCGGCACCTGCGCCCCGGCATCGCCAAGGTGGTCCTGACCGCCCCGGGCAAGGGCGACGTCCCGAACATCGTGCACGGCGTCAACCACGACACCGTCAAGCCGGACGAGCGGATCATCTCCTGCGCGTCCTGCACCACCAACGCGATCGTGCCGCCGCTGAAGGCGATGGACGAGGCGTACGGGGTGCTGCGCGGCCACGTGGAGACCGTCCACTCGTTCACCAACGACCAGAACCTGCTGGACAACTACCACAAGGCCGACCGCCGCGGCCGCTCCGCGCCGCTCAACATGGTGATCACCGAGACCGGTGCCGCCTCGGCCGTCGCCAAGGCGCTCCCGGAGCTGCGGGCGAAGATCACCGGCAGCTCGATCCGCGTCCCCGTGCCGGACGTCTCGATCGCCATCCTCAACCTCCAGCTGGCCCGGGAGACCACCCGCGAGGACGTCCTGGAGCACCTGCGGGGGGTCTCGCTGACCTCCCCGCTCAAGCGGCAGATCGACTTCATCGACTCGCCCGACGCGGTCTCCAGCGACTTCATCGGCTCCCGGCACGCCTCGATCGTGGACGCGGGCGCGACCAAGGTCGAGGGCGACAACGCGATCCTGTACCTGTGGTACGACAACGAGTTCGGCTACTCCTGCCAGGTCGTCCGGGTCGTCCAGCACGTCTCCGGCGTCGAGTACCCGACCTTCCCGGCCGCGACGCGCTGACGTCGCGCGGTTCCCGGGCCCCGGCCGGTCGGCCGGGGCCCTCGCCGTTCTCCGGCGCTACGTCAACTGCCGCTCTCCGCACGCTTCCTGGCGTAGGCGCGGGCCGCCCGGACGCGGTCCCCGCAGCGGGTCGAGCACCAGTGCCGGGCCGCGTGGGTGCGGACGTAGAACCGGCTGCACGGGGTGCCGCCGCAGCGGGCCAGCCGCTCGGCGTCCGGGCCGGTCAGCAGGTCGGCGGCGTCGGCGGCCAGCCGGGCCATCGCCCGGTCGGCGATCCGGTCGGCCGGGTGCGGCAGGCTGCGGTGCAGGCCCCGCTCGGCGTCCCAGCACAGCAGCGGCACCGCCGGGGCCGCCGTCAGCGCCTCGTTCACCGCCGCCAGCGCCCCGGGCGGCGCGGGCCGCCCGGCCGTCCGGGCGGCCAGCAGCTCGCGCACCGCGCCCCGGAACACCCGCAGCCGCACGGCGCACGGCTCCAGCACCCGTCCCGCTTCCGGCGCGAGGCCGTGCTCCACCAGCCAGGCCGAGGCCGCCGCCGGCTCGCCCAGCAGGTCCAGCGGCCCGCCCGGCAGGGTCAGCAGCGAGTTCGCGAAGTCCAGCGCCGGGTACTGCTCGGCCCCGGGCGCGGGCGCGGGCGCGGGCGCGGGCGCGGGCGCGGGCGGTGGCGGTGGTGGTGCGGCGGGGCCGGTCGGGGCGGGGGTGGTGCGCTGGCTCATGCCCCTCATGGTAAACGCATGCGTTGCCCGTGAGGAGGGGTGTGCGGGGGCATCCGGTCCGCCCGGCGCCGACGGACGGGATGGCCGACGGGCGGGATGGTCGACGGGCGGGATGGGAGAATGGGCGGCATCGACGGAGCAAGGGGTACGTGATTCGGATGGCCGGCCGACTGAGGGCGTTGCGCACGCAGAACCGACTCAGCCTGGAGGCACTGGCCGCGCAGGTCGGGGTGACCAAGAGCTACCTGTCGAAGGTGGAGCGGGGGCTCAGCGAGCCGTCGATCTCCACCGCGCTGAAGCTGGCGCAGGCGCTCGGGGTCGAGGTCGGGCGGCTCTTCTCGGACGAGGTCGAACCCGAGCTGGTCACGGTGGTCCGGGCCGGTGAGCGGACGCCGCTGGGCGGGCCGGAGGGGTCGCGCTACGAGGGCATCGCCGCGGCGCTGCCGGGCAAGCAGATGGTGCCCTTCATGATGTACCCGCCGCTGGACGGACCGGCGGAGGCGTTCAAGTCGCACCGCGGCGAGGAGTTCCTGTTCGTGCATGCGGGCAACGCCGAACTGGAGTTCCCGGACCGGACGGTGGGCCTCGGCCCGGGCGACAGCGTGTACTTCAACGCCGCCGTGCCGCACCGCTGCCGCAGCACCGGCGGGCGGGCGGCGGAGATCCTGGTGGTGATCCACGACGAGCCGGGCGCCGCGGACGGCCGCGTCCCGACCCTGCCGTGAAGGGCGGGGCCGGGAAGGCGGTTTGACGGACCGTCAGGCGGCCTGCGGGGCGCCGACCTCGTCGATCTCCCGCAGCAGGGCGGCGAGTTGCCCGCTGCGGGCGTCGTCCAGCGGGAGCAGCGGCGGGCGCGGCGCCCCGGCCGGGGTGCCGCGCAGGGCGAGTCCGGCCTTGACGGTGGTGGGCAGCCCGCCGGTCACGAGGAACTGCAGCAGCGGCAGCAGACGGCCGAACACCTCGCGGGCGGCGGCGAGTTCGCCGGAGCGGACGGCCCGGTGCAGGGCGAGCACCTGCTCCGGGGCCAGGCAGGCGGCGGCGGTGCACCAGCCGGCCGCGCCCGCGACGAACGCGGGCAGCGCGAGCGGGTTGCTGCCGTTGTAGAACGGCAGTTCGCCGCCGGAGAGCTGGGCGAGCCGGTGCATCCGCTGGAGGTCGCCGCTGCTCTCCTTGACCATGGTGATGTTCTCCACCGATTCGACCAGGCCCACGAGTTGCTCGGGAGAGAGGTCGATCCCGGCGGTGGCGGGGTTGTTGTAGACCATCACCTCGATGCCGACCGCGTCCGCGACCTCGGTGAAGTGCCGGGCCACCTCGCGTTCGCTCAGCCGCCAGTACGACAGCGGCAGCACCATCACGGCGTCGGCGCCCGCCCGTTCGGCGAAGCGGGCGCGCTCCACCGCGCCCCGGGTGGTGAGTTCGGCGATGCCGACCACGGTGGGGACCCGGCCGGCGACCGCACCGACGGCGGTCTCGGCGGCGGTGCGCCACTCCGCGTCGCCCAGGTAGGCGCTCTCGCCGGTGGAGCCGAGCGGGGCGACGGCGTGCACCCCGGAGTCGACCAGCCGGTCGACCAGGGCGGCCAGGCGGACGGTGTCCACGCCGCCGTCCACCGGGTCGAAGGGGGTGACGGGGTAGGCGATCACGCCGTCCAGGGCGAGCTTGCTCAACGGGGGCCGTCCTCGGGGGAGTCGGTGGCGGTGGCGGTGGCGGTGGTGCTGCTGGCGGTGGTGGCGGTGGTGCCGGTGGGCGGGGTGGTCAGCGCGTCGCCGTGGCCGGCCCGCAGGGCGCGGCGGACGTAGTAGGCGAAGTTGGCCTGGCTGCGCTTGGGGGTGGAGGTCCAGTCGTGGGCCTCCCGGGCGAGCAGGTCGGGGATCTCCTGGATCCGGCCGGAGGCGGAGGCCAGCAGTTGCAGCCGGGCGGCCCGTTCGAACAGCACGGCGAGGGTGCAGGACTCCTCGACGCTGGCCGTGGCGACCAGCTGCCCGTGGTGGGCGAGCAGCAGGGCGCGCTTGTCGCCGAGCGCGGCGGAGATCAGCTCGCCCTCCTCGTTGCCGACCGGGATGCCGGGCCACTTCTCCAGGAACGCGCAGTCGTCGTACAGCGGGCACAGGTCCATGTGCGAGACCACCAGGGGGGTTTCCAGCATGGACAGCGCCGAGATGTGCGGCGGGTGGGTGTGGATGATGCAGTTGACGTCGGGGCGGGCCCGGTAGACCCAGGAGTGGAAGCGGTTGGCGGGGTTGGCCATGCCCTCGCCCGCCAGCACGTCGAGGTCCTCGTCGACCAGCAGCAGGTTGTCCTCGGTGATCTCGTCGAAGCCGAGGCCCAGGCGCTGCGTCCAGTAGGTGCCGGGCCGTTCGGCGCGGGCGGTGATCTGCCCGGCGAGGCCGGAGTCGTGCCCGGCGTCGAACAGGATCCGGCAGGTGAGGGCGAGCTTCTGGCGGATCGACCAGTCCCCGTCCGGGATGGCGGTGCGCATCCGCTGCTGGGCGAGGTCGACCAGGGCGGATTTGGGCGTGGCGAAGCTGTCGGCCATGTCCGGGGGCCTCCTTCGTGGGTTCGGCGATGCCCTGAACACTGAGTTCACTATAGGACACCTCGTGTCCTCTGGTCGATGGGGGGCTCTCGGGGTTGATATGTCGACTGGTCGACGAGGCGGGTGGATTGACGGGCCATCGGGGCGACTTCACGGGAAAGCTTGCGGTTCTCCGTGAGGGATCGCTAGATTCTCCTCACGGAGAAAGTTTCAATTCCCCATGAGGGGATTGCCGATTCGCGAGGTGTGCCATGACCGCCGTCCCCACCGTCCAGGTCTTCGGAGGCCCTACCGCCCTGATCGAGTACGGCGGCCTGCGCCTGCTCACCGACCCCACCTTCGACGCCCCCGGCGACTACCCGCGCGGCGACGGCCGGTTCCTCACCAAGACGCTCCCGGGCACCGTCGCCCCCGCCGACCTCGGCCCGGTCGACGCCGTCCTGCTCTCGCACGACGAGCACCCCGACAACCTCGACCACGGCGGCCGGGCGTTCCTCGCGGACGTCCCGCTCACCCTCACCACCCGCGGCGGCGCCCAGCGGCTCGGCGGCACCGCGCGCGGCCTCGCCCCCGGGGAGAGCGTCGAACTGGGCGCCGTCACCGTCACCGCCGTCCCCGCCCAGCACGGCCCCGACGGCAGCGAACCGCTGGTCGGCGAGGTCATCGGCTTCGTGCTGACCGGCCCCGGCCTGCCCGTGGTCTACGTCAGCGGCGACAACGCCTCGCTGGAGGTGGTCGAGCGGATCGCCGAACGCTTCGGCCCCGTCGACACCGCCGTCCTGTTCGCCGGCGGCGCCCGCGCGGGCATCTTCGACAACGCCCTGCTCACCCTGGACAGCGCCCGCGCCGCCGAAGCCGCCCGCGTCCTCGGCGCCCGCCGGGTCGTCCCCGTCCACTACGACAGCTGGGCCCACTTCACCGAGGGCCGCGAACCGCTGCTCGCCGCCTTCGCCGCGGCCGGCCTCGCGGACGTCCTCGAACTGCGCTGACCGCGCTGGACGCGCTGACCGTGCTGACCGCGCTGACCGCGCCGACTGCGCTGACCGCGCCGGACGTTGAGATCGTTTCGGTACCGTCCGCTGTCCCCGCCGTCACGGGCCGCCCCTACCGTGGGTCCGGTCCGGCGTGCGCCCGGGCCGACGAGGAGGGGACATGGGACCGGGGGGACGGGGGTCGGCGCTCCGGCGTCGGGGCGGAGTCCTCGGGGCGGGGCTCGCGCTGGCCGCGACCTCGGCCTGCACGGCCGGGCAGGACGGCGCGGCGGGCCTGTCGATGACCGAGGACGGGCACCCGATCGGCGTGCTGGCGCTCTGCGGGCGGGAGATGGCCGCCGTGAACCTCGACACGACCGTCGCCGGACAGGACGGCCGGTTCGGCACCTGGACGCCCGCGGACCCCCTCGACTCCGGCACCACCACCTGGCGCCTGGACGGACCCGCCGAGGGTTGGAGCGCCACCGCCTACGTCGGCGCCCTCGACCCCGGCACCGGCTACCGGCTCTACGCCCACAGCGCGGACAACGGCTGGTACACCACCGAGGTCTCCTTCACGGCCGCCGACCTGGACGGACTCGCCCCCGGAACCGTCCGCTACGACCGCACCGAGCCCGACGGCAGCACCACCACGGTCGTCGCCCCGCTCGCCCGGTTCACCGCCGAAGCCTGCCGGAAGCGCTGACCGGGCGGCCCGAGCCCGGCGGCCCGGCCCGATCCCGCCGACTCCGACCCTGGCCCGATCCCGCCGACTCCGGCTCCGGCCCGAGCCCGGTGGCCCCGGGTCGGGCCGACGGTGGCGGGTGCCAGGATGGGGCGGACGGACGGGCGGGTGTGAGGAGACGCAGGTGGCGGGAGGCGGCGTGCGCCGGGCCAGGGACGTGGTCGCGGTGGCCGAACGGCAGCGGGCCGCCGCGCGGGCCCTGGTGGCCGACCACGCGGCGGCCGTCGGGCAGGTCGCCGAGGCGCACCGGCGGATCTTCCGGCGGCTGGTGCGCGCCGAGTTGGCGGCCATCCCGGTCGAGCGGCTCAAGGACGTCACCGAGGGCCGCCTGCAGACCGGCGCCCTGCGCGCCACCGGCTACACCACCGTCGCCGCCGTGCGCGACGCCACCCGGCAGGACCTGC
The window above is part of the Kitasatospora sp. NA04385 genome. Proteins encoded here:
- a CDS encoding glyceraldehyde-3-phosphate dehydrogenase gives rise to the protein MTVNDDVFTDWKNREELAETMIPIIGRLHRERDVTILLHSRSLVNKSVVSILKTHRFARQIAGEELSITETFPFLQALSSLDLGPSQIDLGLLAEAHRADDRGLSPAEFTAEAVAGATGAHKIERQAPRDVVLYGFGRIGRLLARLLVEKAGGLRLRAIVVRNGGGDDLVKRASLLRRDSIHGQFQGTITVDEATNTIVANGNAIQVIYSDDPGEVDYTAYGIDNAILIDNTGRWRDREGLSRHLRPGIAKVVLTAPGKGDVPNIVHGVNHDTVKPDERIISCASCTTNAIVPPLKAMDEAYGVLRGHVETVHSFTNDQNLLDNYHKADRRGRSAPLNMVITETGAASAVAKALPELRAKITGSSIRVPVPDVSIAILNLQLARETTREDVLEHLRGVSLTSPLKRQIDFIDSPDAVSSDFIGSRHASIVDAGATKVEGDNAILYLWYDNEFGYSCQVVRVVQHVSGVEYPTFPAATR
- a CDS encoding ABATE domain-containing protein, giving the protein MSQRTTPAPTGPAAPPPPPPAPAPAPAPAPAPGAEQYPALDFANSLLTLPGGPLDLLGEPAAASAWLVEHGLAPEAGRVLEPCAVRLRVFRGAVRELLAARTAGRPAPPGALAAVNEALTAAPAVPLLCWDAERGLHRSLPHPADRIADRAMARLAADAADLLTGPDAERLARCGGTPCSRFYVRTHAARHWCSTRCGDRVRAARAYARKRAESGS
- a CDS encoding helix-turn-helix domain-containing protein translates to MAGRLRALRTQNRLSLEALAAQVGVTKSYLSKVERGLSEPSISTALKLAQALGVEVGRLFSDEVEPELVTVVRAGERTPLGGPEGSRYEGIAAALPGKQMVPFMMYPPLDGPAEAFKSHRGEEFLFVHAGNAELEFPDRTVGLGPGDSVYFNAAVPHRCRSTGGRAAEILVVIHDEPGAADGRVPTLP
- a CDS encoding aldolase, yielding MADSFATPKSALVDLAQQRMRTAIPDGDWSIRQKLALTCRILFDAGHDSGLAGQITARAERPGTYWTQRLGLGFDEITEDNLLLVDEDLDVLAGEGMANPANRFHSWVYRARPDVNCIIHTHPPHISALSMLETPLVVSHMDLCPLYDDCAFLEKWPGIPVGNEEGELISAALGDKRALLLAHHGQLVATASVEESCTLAVLFERAARLQLLASASGRIQEIPDLLAREAHDWTSTPKRSQANFAYYVRRALRAGHGDALTTPPTGTTATTASSTTATATATDSPEDGPR
- a CDS encoding MBL fold metallo-hydrolase, giving the protein MTAVPTVQVFGGPTALIEYGGLRLLTDPTFDAPGDYPRGDGRFLTKTLPGTVAPADLGPVDAVLLSHDEHPDNLDHGGRAFLADVPLTLTTRGGAQRLGGTARGLAPGESVELGAVTVTAVPAQHGPDGSEPLVGEVIGFVLTGPGLPVVYVSGDNASLEVVERIAERFGPVDTAVLFAGGARAGIFDNALLTLDSARAAEAARVLGARRVVPVHYDSWAHFTEGREPLLAAFAAAGLADVLELR
- a CDS encoding dihydrodipicolinate synthase family protein, translating into MSKLALDGVIAYPVTPFDPVDGGVDTVRLAALVDRLVDSGVHAVAPLGSTGESAYLGDAEWRTAAETAVGAVAGRVPTVVGIAELTTRGAVERARFAERAGADAVMVLPLSYWRLSEREVARHFTEVADAVGIEVMVYNNPATAGIDLSPEQLVGLVESVENITMVKESSGDLQRMHRLAQLSGGELPFYNGSNPLALPAFVAGAAGWCTAAACLAPEQVLALHRAVRSGELAAAREVFGRLLPLLQFLVTGGLPTTVKAGLALRGTPAGAPRPPLLPLDDARSGQLAALLREIDEVGAPQAA